The Phycisphaerae bacterium genome window below encodes:
- a CDS encoding FAD-dependent oxidoreductase, whose amino-acid sequence MSLRIAIIGGVAGGAGAAAAARRANEAAQIDLYEMGDYISFANCGLPYYLSGEIESRDKLLVTSPEQLRERFNVSVHVRHEVTSIDRKRRAIRVRQLDTMREFEAPYDRLIIATGAKGFRPPTLDFEHPRVHECRTLHDIDAIANLIERHTRGRALVIGGGFIGVEVAEALVQRDLSVTLVDLAPQILPPLDPEIAAAGLEPFARRHVSLRLGTRIERVVHERDESYAILSNGERIAFDLAVMSIGVTPEISLAKDAGLEIGATGGLVVDEFQRTSDPDIFAAGDVTELLYWPTGTRMRIALAGPANKQGRVAGANAVSDDCSLQTRGAAGTAIVRLFELVIGMTGLSEKAAQARKIPYKVIYTQNNHHAGYFPGARPIFIKLLFSPETGRVLGGQIFGESGVDKRIDVLSVAIQAGFTVDQLADADLAYAPPFGSAKDPIVIAGMVASNVWHGRSNAITPRELLAAMESSTPPLVLDVRSSAEHNAGRIEGSINIPVDSLRTNRPDVPRDREIVVHCAVGYRGYVAERMLRQLGYSNVRNLSGGFRAWSLHHAAEVG is encoded by the coding sequence ATGTCACTAAGAATTGCAATCATCGGCGGTGTGGCCGGCGGCGCCGGCGCTGCTGCCGCCGCACGACGTGCCAATGAAGCGGCACAAATTGATCTGTACGAAATGGGTGACTACATTTCTTTCGCGAACTGTGGTCTGCCTTACTATCTTTCAGGCGAAATTGAATCAAGGGATAAGCTGCTCGTGACCTCCCCGGAACAATTGCGGGAGCGGTTCAATGTCAGTGTCCATGTGCGGCATGAAGTCACCTCGATTGATCGAAAGCGAAGGGCCATCCGTGTTCGGCAGCTTGACACGATGCGAGAGTTCGAAGCGCCCTACGATCGTCTGATTATCGCGACCGGGGCGAAAGGATTTCGCCCGCCGACATTGGACTTCGAGCATCCGCGGGTCCATGAGTGCCGAACTCTCCATGACATCGATGCAATTGCCAATCTGATCGAGCGGCACACGCGGGGGCGTGCGCTTGTCATCGGAGGCGGATTCATAGGTGTCGAAGTTGCCGAGGCGCTGGTTCAGCGTGATCTCTCCGTCACGTTGGTTGATTTGGCGCCGCAGATTCTTCCGCCGCTCGATCCGGAAATTGCGGCGGCCGGATTGGAGCCGTTCGCGCGCCGACACGTCTCGCTGCGATTGGGGACCAGGATTGAACGGGTTGTGCATGAGCGCGACGAGTCATACGCGATTCTATCAAACGGGGAACGAATCGCGTTTGATCTGGCCGTGATGTCGATCGGAGTGACGCCGGAAATCAGCCTGGCTAAAGACGCCGGCTTGGAAATCGGTGCGACCGGCGGCCTGGTCGTGGACGAATTTCAGCGGACCAGCGATCCGGATATCTTCGCGGCGGGGGACGTGACCGAGTTGCTTTATTGGCCCACGGGCACGCGCATGCGAATCGCGCTGGCTGGCCCGGCTAACAAGCAGGGGCGTGTCGCGGGCGCCAATGCGGTGAGCGACGACTGCTCGCTGCAAACTCGCGGTGCGGCAGGCACGGCGATCGTTCGCCTGTTCGAGCTGGTAATCGGTATGACGGGTTTGTCTGAAAAGGCTGCTCAGGCCAGAAAAATTCCCTACAAAGTGATTTACACCCAGAACAATCATCATGCAGGTTACTTTCCGGGTGCTCGGCCGATTTTCATTAAACTGTTATTCTCCCCGGAGACCGGCCGTGTCCTGGGGGGACAGATCTTCGGTGAGTCCGGAGTTGATAAGCGAATCGATGTGCTTTCGGTCGCGATTCAGGCAGGATTCACCGTGGATCAATTGGCCGATGCGGACCTCGCTTATGCGCCGCCTTTCGGTTCGGCCAAGGATCCGATCGTAATTGCCGGGATGGTGGCGTCAAATGTGTGGCACGGTCGGTCCAATGCGATCACGCCGCGAGAGCTCCTCGCCGCAATGGAGTCGTCCACACCGCCCCTCGTGCTCGATGTCCGATCCTCGGCAGAGCACAACGCAGGTCGGATCGAAGGTTCGATCAATATTCCCGTAGACTCACTGCGCACGAATAGACCGGATGTGCCGCGCGACCGCGAGATCGTCGTCCACTGCGCCGTCGGCTACCGTGGGTATGTGGCAGAACGCATGCTGCGCCAGTTGGGATACTCCAACGTGCGAAACCTGAGCGGCGGCTTTCGAGCTTGGAGCCTTCACCATGCAGCCGAGGTCGGGTAG
- a CDS encoding rhodanese-like domain-containing protein: MLLNCTPGRAKELLAERSDCQLVDVREYAEYAQGHMPGARHIPLGEITRRMDELDRSRPIVVVCKSGGRAARAADMLIKAGCREVLSVDGGTDAWVSAGLPTESERNAPWSMERQVRIVAGALVIVGLFIPPWPILSAIVGVGLVFAALTNTCAMGRLLSKMPWNRPKCSGGINASSCSSC; this comes from the coding sequence ATGTTGCTCAATTGTACCCCGGGAAGAGCGAAAGAGTTGCTGGCGGAACGATCAGATTGTCAGCTTGTGGATGTTCGAGAATATGCCGAGTATGCCCAGGGCCATATGCCTGGCGCTCGTCACATTCCGCTGGGCGAGATCACTCGTCGCATGGATGAACTGGATCGGTCGCGGCCGATCGTGGTTGTTTGCAAGAGTGGCGGCCGGGCAGCACGCGCTGCGGACATGTTGATCAAGGCCGGCTGTCGCGAAGTGCTGAGTGTCGATGGCGGAACTGACGCGTGGGTGTCGGCCGGCTTGCCGACGGAGTCAGAAAGGAATGCTCCCTGGAGCATGGAGCGACAGGTGCGTATCGTCGCCGGCGCGTTGGTCATCGTCGGCCTTTTCATTCCGCCTTGGCCGATTTTGTCGGCGATCGTCGGGGTCGGCCTGGTGTTTGCCGCGCTGACAAACACATGCGCGATGGGACGACTTTTGTCGAAGATGCCGTGGAATCGACCGAAGTGTTCCGGTGGAATCAACGCGAGTTCGTGCTCATCCTGTTAG
- a CDS encoding winged helix-turn-helix transcriptional regulator produces the protein MAAKAFLKPELIEHVARRFRTLGDPTRLTILQALLAGPATVTEVIRATGRGQANVSKHLSVLADADILSRTRDGTRIIYEVIDPLVFKLCDIVCGSVRKQMAQRLKEHQKLLLGKR, from the coding sequence ATGGCTGCCAAGGCTTTTCTGAAGCCGGAACTGATCGAGCATGTTGCCCGGAGATTCCGGACGCTCGGTGATCCCACCCGCCTGACCATCCTCCAGGCGCTCCTGGCCGGCCCCGCAACAGTCACCGAGGTCATCAGAGCCACAGGAAGAGGACAAGCCAACGTGTCCAAGCACCTCTCGGTGCTCGCCGATGCGGACATCCTCTCACGAACCCGAGACGGAACCCGAATCATCTACGAAGTCATCGATCCCCTGGTGTTCAAACTGTGCGACATCGTTTGTGGTTCCGTTCGCAAACAAATGGCTCAACGACTGAAGGAGCATCAGAAGCTGCTGCTCGGCAAGCGGTAA
- a CDS encoding ChaN family lipoprotein: MRIGAAVALMGLVSLEMFGCASPNPGELMRANGGNPFLTEQFHAFDGRTGRPVSFGTIVEMVRSADAVLFGEEHSNVVCNALEAQLLAAMHGRGRPVTLAMEFFERDTQSALDSYLDKRINEDDFRELTRQKRNYAVSHRPMIEYCRSASIPVIAANAPWRLMRAFGKSGLPFAAYRATVEPVDQAWLPRECRLLDGAYRERFEAVMSHHGEDGAATTQPSTSPAEVSDSEAPEAESADSQLEIDPQALSETAAELTDVAANPVSEAESQPVHGHSHGHGEQPAEETPSASGMMQKAYWSQSLWDDSMAEAVADYRGRYADRRVMLVVGVFHVEHEGGLQVKLRERRPNDTLLTIVFRGVQKFADFDPEDMGAGDIVIYGMTPPPKTDVANPG, encoded by the coding sequence ATGAGAATCGGTGCGGCCGTTGCCCTCATGGGATTGGTTTCTCTCGAAATGTTCGGATGCGCGAGTCCGAATCCGGGGGAATTGATGCGTGCCAACGGCGGCAATCCGTTTCTGACCGAGCAGTTTCACGCCTTCGACGGCCGGACGGGAAGACCGGTCTCCTTCGGAACGATTGTGGAAATGGTACGAAGCGCAGACGCTGTGCTCTTCGGCGAAGAGCATTCGAACGTTGTCTGTAATGCGCTCGAAGCCCAGCTTCTGGCCGCGATGCATGGTCGTGGGCGCCCTGTCACGCTGGCGATGGAGTTCTTCGAGCGTGATACGCAGTCAGCGCTTGATTCGTACCTGGACAAGCGAATCAACGAGGACGATTTTCGAGAATTAACGCGCCAGAAGCGAAACTACGCGGTATCGCATCGGCCGATGATCGAATATTGCCGTAGCGCGTCCATACCAGTCATTGCAGCGAACGCGCCTTGGCGGCTCATGCGAGCTTTTGGCAAGTCCGGATTGCCGTTTGCGGCATATCGTGCGACGGTTGAGCCTGTCGATCAGGCGTGGCTGCCTCGGGAGTGCAGGCTGCTGGATGGCGCATATCGTGAGCGATTCGAAGCGGTCATGTCGCATCATGGCGAAGATGGCGCCGCCACGACACAGCCCTCGACTTCACCGGCCGAGGTGTCCGATTCTGAGGCCCCTGAGGCCGAATCGGCGGATTCCCAGCTCGAAATCGATCCTCAAGCCCTGAGCGAAACGGCAGCTGAGTTGACGGACGTGGCCGCGAATCCGGTATCCGAAGCCGAATCGCAGCCGGTCCACGGTCATTCGCATGGGCATGGCGAGCAGCCGGCCGAAGAAACGCCAAGTGCGTCCGGCATGATGCAGAAGGCTTACTGGTCCCAGTCGCTCTGGGACGATTCGATGGCCGAGGCCGTGGCAGATTACCGTGGGCGATATGCCGATCGACGGGTGATGCTGGTGGTCGGCGTGTTTCACGTCGAGCATGAGGGCGGGTTGCAAGTGAAGCTGCGGGAGCGACGCCCGAATGACACCCTCCTCACGATCGTGTTTCGCGGGGTGCAGAAGTTCGCCGATTTCGACCCAGAGGATATGGGAGCGGGCGATATCGTTATCTACGGCATGACACCGCCTCCGAAGACAGACGTAGCCAACCCCGGTTGA